In the Candidatus Poribacteria bacterium genome, one interval contains:
- a CDS encoding polysaccharide deacetylase family protein, whose amino-acid sequence MATLICLSGIHILIREWFCRNRIAILMYHDVESTVFAKHIAYLSRHYTIISLDTLVTAIHQQDFSRIPSKSVVITIDDGHAGNIELLPLFKQYRICPTLFVCTQIVDTHRHFWFKIEGQSKTEREKLKRLPNVERLAHLKHTAGFKPEKTYPHRQALNIAEMKEMAQNVDFQPHTQFHPILPHCTETECRQEILGSKVDLEKFLGIECFHFSYPNGDYTEREIGIVKASGFHSARTTDIGWNTLKTEPYRLKTVPIADDAGLTLFRAQLTTIPQRLNKWVGALLGR is encoded by the coding sequence GTGGCAACCCTAATCTGTTTATCAGGCATACACATCCTCATTCGGGAATGGTTCTGCCGGAACCGAATTGCTATCCTCATGTATCACGATGTAGAGTCTACTGTTTTCGCTAAACATATCGCTTATCTCTCGCGTCATTATACGATTATCTCACTTGATACCTTGGTCACTGCTATTCATCAGCAGGATTTCTCACGGATCCCCTCCAAGAGTGTTGTAATTACAATCGACGATGGCCACGCAGGTAACATTGAACTCTTGCCTCTTTTCAAGCAGTACCGTATTTGTCCAACGCTCTTTGTCTGCACACAGATTGTTGATACACATCGGCATTTCTGGTTCAAAATAGAAGGGCAGTCCAAAACAGAAAGAGAAAAACTGAAAAGACTGCCGAATGTAGAGCGGTTGGCTCACCTTAAGCATACTGCTGGCTTTAAACCTGAAAAGACGTATCCACACAGGCAGGCACTGAATATTGCTGAAATGAAAGAGATGGCACAGAACGTTGACTTTCAACCACATACACAATTCCATCCGATTTTACCGCATTGCACAGAAACAGAATGTAGGCAAGAAATTCTTGGTAGTAAGGTGGATTTAGAGAAGTTTTTGGGGATTGAATGCTTCCATTTCAGTTACCCGAATGGCGATTATACTGAACGCGAAATTGGGATTGTAAAAGCGAGTGGATTCCATTCAGCGCGCACGACAGATATAGGATGGAATACGCTAAAGACGGAGCCGTATCGACTGAAAACTGTTCCGATTGCGGATGATGCTGGACTGACACTTTTCCGCGCCCAACTCACAACAATTCCGCAACGACTGAATAAATGGGTAGGTGCATTATTGGGAAGATAA